Proteins encoded in a region of the Isosphaeraceae bacterium EP7 genome:
- the wecB gene encoding UDP-N-acetylglucosamine 2-epimerase (non-hydrolyzing): MPTCPRITCVLGTRPEVIKMAPVIARLRRVGPSLHIEVITTGQHRGLLDQALADFGVVATRDLDLMRPDQGLADLTARALVALTAEFREYRPDLVLAQGDTSTVLATALSCYYEKIAFAHVEAGLRTGRAYEPFPEEKHRVLAGHLADLHFAPTSQARQNLEREGISPSSILVTGNTVVDALREVGGRGSSHRIMPEGSRYLLVTAHRRENFGAPIDEICEAVLELVRLDPGLSVVFPVHPNPHVRDAVFGRLSGSPRIILTEPLGYREFVSLMSGAEAILTDSGGIQEEGPALGKTVFVLRDATERPEAIRSGLARLVGPHRGAILSAYREWRSARGRADVPIANPYGDGWAAERIARCLAARFQLDLGPWPAGVEAEWDDSPVPGTDQHLVPVSLSAS; the protein is encoded by the coding sequence TTGCCGACGTGCCCGAGAATAACGTGCGTACTGGGGACTCGCCCGGAGGTCATCAAGATGGCCCCGGTGATCGCGCGCTTACGACGAGTCGGACCGTCCTTGCACATCGAGGTGATCACCACCGGCCAGCATCGGGGCCTGCTCGACCAGGCCCTGGCCGATTTCGGCGTCGTCGCCACCCGTGATCTGGACTTGATGAGGCCCGACCAGGGGCTGGCTGACTTGACCGCCCGAGCCCTCGTCGCCCTGACGGCCGAGTTTCGAGAATATCGTCCCGATCTCGTGCTCGCTCAAGGGGATACTTCGACCGTCTTGGCGACTGCTCTGTCCTGTTATTATGAAAAGATCGCGTTCGCCCATGTTGAGGCGGGCCTGAGGACCGGGAGGGCCTACGAGCCGTTTCCCGAGGAGAAGCACCGTGTGCTGGCCGGGCACCTGGCCGACCTCCACTTCGCCCCGACAAGCCAGGCCCGCCAGAATCTCGAACGCGAGGGGATTTCCCCGAGCTCAATCCTCGTCACCGGCAACACGGTCGTCGATGCACTTCGCGAAGTCGGCGGCCGTGGTTCCTCGCATCGGATCATGCCCGAGGGCTCGCGCTACCTGCTGGTCACGGCCCACCGCCGCGAGAATTTCGGCGCACCCATCGACGAGATCTGCGAGGCGGTCCTCGAACTTGTCCGACTTGATCCCGGGCTGTCGGTCGTTTTCCCCGTACATCCCAACCCTCATGTTCGAGACGCCGTCTTCGGCCGCCTCTCGGGCTCCCCTCGGATCATCCTGACCGAGCCGCTCGGCTATCGCGAGTTCGTCTCCTTGATGAGCGGGGCCGAGGCGATCCTGACCGACTCGGGCGGAATCCAGGAAGAAGGCCCCGCACTGGGCAAAACCGTCTTCGTGCTCCGCGATGCCACCGAGCGGCCCGAAGCGATCCGGTCTGGCCTGGCGAGGTTGGTCGGTCCCCACCGCGGTGCAATCCTCTCGGCTTATCGCGAATGGCGATCCGCCCGAGGGCGAGCCGACGTCCCGATCGCCAATCCTTACGGCGATGGCTGGGCCGCCGAACGCATCGCTCGCTGCCTGGCGGCCCGCTTTCAGCTCGATCTCGGGCCCTGGCCCGCCGGCGTCGAGGCCGAGTGGGACGACTCCCCGGTGCCTGGGACCGATCAACACCTCGTGCCCGTCTCTCTGTCCGCAAGTTAG
- a CDS encoding DUF6677 family protein, giving the protein MTQHATTVPLRDPAKAAVLAWLVPGLGHAYQGRYGKAALYATCILGLYLTGMIVGEWKMGFWTWSTPVFNPDKFRWHFLGQFWVGLPGALGLLQATLRHYGHEAVMGGLFAEPTQAIINGQYARLGKLVEISSIYTVVAGLLNILAIYDAYAGPAHQDDPAAARVDEKPAPMGGLTAEATP; this is encoded by the coding sequence ATGACTCAACACGCGACGACCGTTCCGCTTCGTGACCCGGCGAAGGCCGCGGTCCTGGCCTGGCTCGTTCCGGGCCTGGGTCATGCCTATCAGGGCCGATACGGCAAGGCGGCGCTCTACGCGACGTGTATCCTGGGCCTCTACCTCACGGGGATGATCGTGGGTGAGTGGAAGATGGGTTTCTGGACCTGGTCCACTCCCGTCTTCAACCCCGACAAGTTTCGGTGGCACTTCCTCGGCCAGTTCTGGGTCGGCTTGCCCGGCGCCTTGGGCCTGCTCCAGGCGACCTTGAGGCATTACGGTCACGAAGCCGTGATGGGCGGACTCTTTGCCGAGCCCACTCAGGCTATCATCAATGGGCAATACGCCCGACTCGGCAAGCTGGTTGAGATCAGCTCGATCTATACCGTCGTTGCCGGCCTGCTCAATATCCTGGCGATCTACGACGCATACGCAGGCCCGGCACATCAGGACGACCCGGCCGCCGCCAGGGTCGATGAGAAGCCGGCGCCGATGGGCGGCCTGACCGCGGAGGCGACCCCTTGA
- a CDS encoding ABC transporter ATP-binding protein, translating to MAIATPSGMTSTGLDQEADPVAVRVRGVVKTFGAGEQKVHALRGVSCEFQKGKMSMIIGPSGCGKTTLLSVIAGILNPDEGAVEIFGSDVTAMRDRERTRFRARRIGFVFQQYNLLPALTSAENAAIPLVIAGMKKAEAVDRARSVLQSLGMGNKTESLPNQLSGGQQQRVAISRALVHEPSLLVCDEPTAALDHETGQTVMELLREAAVRVDRSVVVVTHDNRVFHFADRIVRMDDGRVAEMRDQVPGLAPAHPDD from the coding sequence ATGGCGATCGCAACTCCATCGGGGATGACATCAACGGGCCTTGACCAGGAAGCCGACCCCGTCGCGGTCCGGGTCAGGGGCGTGGTCAAGACGTTCGGAGCCGGTGAGCAGAAGGTCCATGCCCTTCGGGGCGTCAGCTGCGAGTTTCAGAAGGGGAAGATGTCGATGATTATCGGCCCCTCGGGCTGCGGCAAGACGACCTTGCTCTCGGTCATTGCGGGGATCCTCAACCCCGACGAAGGGGCGGTCGAAATCTTCGGCAGCGACGTGACCGCGATGCGAGATCGCGAACGCACCCGCTTCCGGGCCAGAAGGATTGGCTTCGTCTTCCAGCAATACAATCTCCTGCCGGCGCTCACCTCCGCCGAGAATGCCGCGATCCCGCTGGTCATCGCCGGCATGAAGAAGGCCGAAGCGGTTGACCGCGCGCGATCGGTGCTTCAAAGCCTGGGCATGGGAAACAAGACCGAGAGCCTCCCCAACCAGCTTTCCGGCGGCCAGCAGCAGCGCGTCGCCATCTCCAGGGCGCTGGTGCACGAGCCCAGCCTCCTCGTCTGCGACGAACCCACAGCCGCTCTCGACCACGAGACCGGACAGACCGTCATGGAATTGCTGCGTGAAGCCGCGGTGCGCGTTGACCGATCGGTGGTCGTTGTCACGCACGATAACCGCGTCTTCCATTTCGCCGACAGGATTGTCCGGATGGACGATGGACGGGTGGCCGAGATGCGAGACCAGGTGCCCGGGCTTGCCCCGGCACACCCTGATGATTGA
- a CDS encoding ABC transporter permease codes for MSWIALKMLVGDRAKFYGIVMGLTFAALLITQQGSIFCGLMLRTAGQISDITGADLWVMDPNVRFIDDVKPMIENNLYRVRGVEGVLWAVPLYKGNARAKLNSTGYDGTRHEVIEQIILLGLDDTSMVGAPPPQRILEGDLINLRKPDAVMVDSTRLQKLYPGEDWGLLEANGKLATSLSKEVQARFLAAYGSIPAGDDGRVKFFKTFIGRDLEMNDRRAVIVAVCEATRTFQSNAVFYTTYSRAKQYAPQERKVLSYILAKTEPGLAPQDVAKRITEQTDLGAKTSDEFTWMTIDYYLKYTGIPINFGITAVLGFLVGTAIAGQTFYNFTLENLKQFGALKAMGATNLTIVRMILLQATVVGLLGYGIGVGAAALFGARSKGTELAFYTPWQLLPITGVAVVFICMLASILSVRRVIVLEPAVVFRG; via the coding sequence ATGAGCTGGATCGCGTTGAAGATGCTTGTCGGCGACAGGGCCAAGTTTTACGGCATCGTCATGGGCCTCACCTTCGCGGCGCTCCTGATCACCCAGCAAGGGTCGATCTTCTGCGGCCTGATGCTGCGGACCGCGGGCCAGATCTCCGACATCACCGGGGCCGACCTCTGGGTGATGGACCCCAACGTCCGATTCATCGACGACGTCAAACCCATGATCGAGAACAATCTGTACCGGGTGCGCGGCGTCGAGGGGGTGCTGTGGGCCGTCCCGCTCTACAAAGGAAATGCTCGGGCCAAGCTGAACTCGACGGGCTACGACGGTACCCGGCACGAGGTCATCGAGCAGATCATCCTCCTGGGGCTCGACGACACCTCGATGGTCGGGGCCCCGCCGCCCCAGCGGATCCTGGAGGGCGACCTGATCAACCTCCGCAAGCCCGATGCGGTCATGGTCGACTCAACCCGCCTCCAGAAGCTCTATCCCGGCGAAGACTGGGGGCTGCTCGAGGCGAATGGCAAGCTCGCGACCAGTCTCTCGAAGGAGGTCCAGGCCCGATTCCTGGCTGCATATGGCTCGATCCCCGCGGGCGATGACGGACGCGTGAAGTTCTTCAAAACGTTCATCGGCCGCGACCTGGAGATGAACGATCGTCGGGCCGTCATCGTGGCCGTCTGCGAGGCAACTCGCACGTTCCAGTCGAATGCGGTCTTCTACACGACCTACAGTCGGGCCAAGCAGTACGCCCCTCAAGAGCGTAAGGTCCTTTCGTATATCCTGGCCAAGACTGAGCCGGGACTGGCGCCTCAGGACGTGGCCAAGCGCATCACCGAGCAGACCGACCTGGGGGCGAAGACCAGCGACGAATTCACCTGGATGACCATCGACTATTACTTGAAATATACGGGAATCCCCATCAACTTCGGCATCACCGCCGTCCTGGGTTTTCTCGTCGGCACCGCCATCGCTGGGCAAACGTTCTACAACTTCACGCTGGAAAACCTCAAGCAGTTCGGTGCTCTCAAGGCGATGGGGGCGACCAACCTGACCATCGTCCGGATGATCTTGCTCCAGGCCACCGTCGTCGGCTTGTTGGGTTACGGAATTGGCGTCGGGGCTGCTGCACTCTTCGGGGCGCGGAGCAAAGGTACGGAGCTTGCCTTCTATACACCCTGGCAGTTGCTGCCGATTACCGGCGTCGCTGTCGTCTTCATTTGCATGCTGGCGAGCATCCTGTCCGTTCGTCGCGTGATCGTCCTCGAGCCCGCTGTTGTCTTCCGCGGTTGA
- a CDS encoding transglutaminase-like domain-containing protein, whose protein sequence is MQLPGRRAWLGVVALGAIAATLVGAARADESWDAVYIGGSKVGFTHLRVMSVTDKDRKLINVQFEQEIDVNRSSDRLRMKLRYGTIETPEGEVLRLDTRVQAGRDELRTHGDVIDGKMDLKVSSGGREQRKVIDWPADIRGPYAAELSLARSPIKVGETRQLKMFIPILNVVAKLDLVAKGVEDVELGGGVKRPLMKVESIVTMPDGKVDLEQSTTFWVDNAGQALKQYASVFGGSYTYRTSKQAAMATDPGGRLDLIALSVVKVTQKIPRSELTRNISYRLRFKGNDPAQFFPTDRRQEAKSAGDGTTATLLVRTAGPQDGQPEASPGDEFLRSNPMINSEDPSVVRLAAKATASAGNDPWAKAVAIQQFVFKTMKSQNFRTAFAPAHEVARTLEGDCTEFGVLTAAMCRASGIPARVAVGLVYGDSLGGFGFHMWNEVYVNQRWVAIDSIFNQSEVDATHLKLSDASLDGVSPYETFTSVAKVFGNLTIEPVEIR, encoded by the coding sequence ATGCAACTTCCTGGACGCCGAGCCTGGCTCGGAGTGGTCGCCCTCGGGGCGATCGCAGCCACCTTGGTCGGAGCCGCGCGCGCCGATGAATCCTGGGACGCCGTCTACATCGGTGGGTCCAAGGTCGGCTTCACCCACCTGCGGGTGATGTCGGTGACCGACAAGGACCGCAAGCTGATCAACGTCCAGTTCGAGCAGGAGATCGACGTCAACCGGTCGTCCGACCGCCTGCGTATGAAGCTGCGCTATGGCACCATCGAGACCCCCGAAGGGGAAGTGCTCCGCCTTGATACTAGGGTTCAGGCGGGACGCGACGAGTTACGGACTCACGGCGACGTGATCGACGGCAAGATGGACCTCAAGGTCTCGTCGGGCGGCCGCGAACAGCGGAAGGTCATCGACTGGCCCGCCGACATCCGCGGACCCTATGCGGCCGAGCTGAGTCTTGCTCGCTCTCCCATCAAGGTGGGCGAGACGCGTCAACTCAAGATGTTTATCCCGATCCTGAATGTCGTCGCCAAGCTCGACCTCGTCGCCAAAGGGGTCGAAGACGTGGAGTTGGGCGGCGGAGTGAAGCGTCCATTGATGAAGGTCGAGTCGATCGTCACGATGCCGGACGGAAAGGTTGACCTCGAACAGAGCACGACATTCTGGGTCGATAACGCGGGCCAGGCCCTGAAGCAGTACGCCAGCGTCTTCGGAGGCTCGTACACTTACAGGACTTCCAAGCAGGCCGCCATGGCAACCGACCCGGGGGGACGGCTCGACCTGATCGCCCTCTCGGTCGTGAAGGTGACCCAGAAGATCCCCCGTTCCGAGCTGACCCGGAACATCAGTTATCGCCTGAGGTTCAAGGGAAACGACCCGGCGCAATTCTTCCCGACCGACCGGAGGCAAGAAGCCAAGTCGGCCGGCGACGGCACGACGGCGACTCTCCTCGTGCGCACCGCCGGCCCGCAAGACGGTCAGCCCGAGGCCTCACCGGGCGATGAGTTCCTGCGGTCGAATCCGATGATCAACTCAGAAGACCCTTCCGTCGTCAGGCTCGCCGCCAAAGCCACGGCGTCGGCGGGCAACGATCCCTGGGCCAAGGCGGTCGCCATCCAGCAATTCGTCTTCAAGACGATGAAGAGCCAGAACTTCCGGACCGCCTTTGCACCCGCCCATGAGGTCGCCCGCACGCTCGAGGGCGATTGCACCGAGTTCGGCGTGCTCACCGCCGCCATGTGCCGAGCCTCGGGCATCCCCGCCCGCGTGGCCGTCGGGCTCGTCTACGGCGATAGCCTGGGTGGCTTTGGGTTCCATATGTGGAACGAGGTGTATGTCAATCAGCGATGGGTCGCCATCGACTCGATCTTCAACCAATCCGAGGTTGACGCAACCCACCTCAAGCTCAGCGATGCAAGCCTGGACGGCGTTTCGCCTTATGAGACGTTCACGTCGGTCGCAAAGGTCTTCGGCAACCTGACAATCGAGCCGGTCGAGATCCGCTGA
- a CDS encoding BON domain-containing protein: protein MTRHRFRRAALSANVCMAALAIASPLAVAQRTTPPPVGRTAEAPPTASRQAPASPVASLQSSLQSNPVTAPYRIGVTTKNGRALLTGRVGSKAIYDVAIRTAINSGVAFTDQLIIDTAMQRAMARAQGALIDTYIVPPAFGLYGYGGGYGLAYPSPLLGPYDAPQIWEPPVISYPPYWEELSASRLGESAPLAGNDVNAPAAGRGASNTVEATIDPLGVATLRGTVSTMAERVGVGQKLAQTQGVTEVINLLTVDPSVPGSSAARSEAADAPPPPPIPIPPPTPETAERRPAPEFSPDEAEKPAAAAGGSAGERLRASLARRPALEGLSVQASVDDGIATLRGQVPTAYEAMLVHRTAQLQPGVKSVDDQLRFQVPDTEHPNPLREKGRPEDVEPYLQAQVQRQLGDLAHLDRTRLSGEELDLNIQVIHADDSPRVEAILRSMPLLRGFRVQPKIVVEETGN, encoded by the coding sequence ATGACGCGGCATCGATTCCGTCGCGCGGCCCTGTCGGCCAACGTTTGCATGGCCGCCCTGGCGATCGCATCACCATTGGCGGTCGCACAGCGGACAACTCCACCTCCGGTCGGCCGAACGGCCGAGGCACCTCCGACCGCGTCCCGTCAGGCGCCGGCATCCCCCGTTGCCTCGCTCCAGTCGAGCCTCCAGTCGAATCCGGTCACTGCTCCTTATCGGATCGGCGTGACAACCAAGAACGGCCGGGCGTTGCTCACGGGTCGGGTTGGTAGCAAGGCCATCTATGACGTGGCCATCCGGACCGCGATCAATTCGGGCGTGGCGTTCACCGACCAGCTCATCATCGATACCGCGATGCAGCGTGCGATGGCACGCGCCCAGGGTGCGCTGATCGACACCTACATCGTCCCTCCTGCCTTCGGCCTTTACGGCTACGGGGGTGGTTATGGTCTGGCTTACCCCTCGCCGTTGCTCGGCCCTTACGATGCTCCCCAGATCTGGGAGCCTCCGGTGATTTCCTATCCTCCCTACTGGGAAGAACTCTCCGCGAGCCGGCTGGGCGAATCGGCCCCGTTGGCCGGAAACGACGTGAACGCACCGGCGGCGGGTCGCGGGGCATCGAACACCGTCGAGGCGACCATCGATCCCCTCGGCGTGGCGACCTTGCGAGGAACCGTCTCGACCATGGCCGAACGCGTGGGGGTCGGCCAGAAGCTGGCCCAGACCCAGGGTGTGACCGAGGTCATCAACCTCCTTACCGTTGATCCTTCGGTCCCTGGATCTTCGGCTGCCAGATCCGAGGCCGCCGACGCACCGCCGCCGCCGCCAATCCCGATTCCTCCGCCCACGCCGGAGACCGCCGAGCGCCGTCCTGCACCCGAGTTCAGCCCCGATGAGGCGGAAAAGCCGGCCGCTGCGGCGGGAGGAAGTGCCGGCGAGAGGCTCAGAGCCTCTCTCGCCCGACGGCCGGCCCTCGAAGGTCTCTCCGTCCAGGCATCGGTCGATGACGGGATTGCCACCCTGCGTGGCCAGGTCCCCACGGCCTACGAGGCGATGCTCGTCCACCGGACGGCACAGCTCCAGCCGGGCGTGAAGAGCGTGGACGATCAACTCCGGTTCCAGGTTCCCGACACCGAGCATCCCAACCCCCTGCGTGAGAAGGGACGTCCCGAAGACGTCGAACCTTACCTCCAAGCCCAGGTCCAGCGTCAACTCGGCGACCTCGCCCATCTCGATCGCACGCGTCTCTCCGGCGAGGAGCTCGACCTGAACATCCAGGTCATTCATGCGGACGACTCCCCGAGAGTCGAAGCGATCTTGAGGTCGATGCCGCTGCTCCGCGGCTTCCGCGTCCAGCCTAAGATCGTCGTCGAGGAAACCGGAAACTGA
- the arfB gene encoding alternative ribosome rescue aminoacyl-tRNA hydrolase ArfB yields MLRISERLSIPMDEFTFEFARSGGPGGQNVNKVNSKALLRWAPGRSPSLSEPVRARLLAKLRSKLTTEGEWLVTSQKTRDQSRNIDDCLEKVRLAVLAALTPPTLRRATKPTKASQTRRVDDKVRRSETKKLRRGPSSE; encoded by the coding sequence ATGTTACGGATCAGCGAACGGCTCTCGATCCCGATGGACGAGTTCACGTTCGAGTTCGCCCGCTCTGGTGGTCCCGGCGGGCAGAACGTCAATAAGGTAAACTCCAAGGCCCTCCTCCGCTGGGCGCCGGGCCGCAGCCCCAGCCTCAGCGAGCCCGTCCGAGCCCGATTGCTCGCCAAGCTCCGCTCGAAGCTCACGACGGAAGGGGAGTGGCTGGTCACCTCGCAGAAAACCCGCGACCAGTCGCGGAACATCGACGACTGCCTGGAGAAGGTCCGGCTGGCCGTGCTGGCCGCGCTGACCCCACCCACGCTCAGGCGTGCGACCAAGCCCACCAAGGCCTCCCAGACCCGCCGCGTCGATGACAAGGTCCGACGCTCCGAGACCAAGAAGCTCAGGCGAGGGCCCTCGTCGGAATGA
- a CDS encoding CerR family C-terminal domain-containing protein, translating into MNPEHPRDRILQAAVRVFAEKGFECGTIRSICKLAEVNIAAVNYYFNDKANLYIAAVLHAHQCRINLLEIDPEAEPAAQLRVYIRHFLCKTLAVVEEGDWTQALILRELMAPTPATETLVREGSRPFYDQLQGILRRICPDANPRRMHALAFSVLGQCLHYRLVPHISSRLANDLDPSELNVAFLADHISSMTLAALGLLPPLDSAGETVAAVGSETSGDPR; encoded by the coding sequence GTGAATCCCGAACACCCCAGGGATCGAATCCTGCAGGCCGCCGTCCGCGTCTTCGCGGAGAAGGGATTCGAATGTGGCACGATTCGGTCCATCTGCAAGCTGGCGGAAGTGAACATCGCGGCGGTCAATTACTACTTCAACGACAAGGCGAACCTCTACATCGCGGCCGTGCTCCACGCCCACCAATGTCGGATCAACCTGCTTGAAATCGACCCGGAAGCCGAGCCGGCTGCGCAATTGCGCGTCTACATTCGTCACTTCCTTTGTAAGACGCTCGCCGTCGTCGAGGAGGGTGATTGGACTCAGGCGCTCATCCTTCGGGAGCTGATGGCCCCGACTCCGGCCACCGAGACCCTCGTGCGGGAAGGAAGTCGCCCGTTTTATGATCAGCTCCAGGGGATCTTGCGAAGGATCTGCCCCGATGCCAACCCGCGTCGGATGCACGCGCTGGCCTTCAGCGTGTTGGGGCAATGCCTGCACTATCGTCTCGTGCCACACATCTCATCGCGCTTGGCGAACGATCTTGATCCAAGCGAGTTGAACGTGGCGTTCCTGGCCGATCACATCAGCTCGATGACCCTGGCCGCCCTCGGGCTGCTCCCGCCCCTCGACAGCGCCGGCGAGACGGTCGCGGCCGTCGGTTCCGAGACGAGCGGGGATCCACGATGA
- a CDS encoding efflux RND transporter periplasmic adaptor subunit, translating to MVPRYVLPLLAVVGLAYAIFSVVEARKASPTSLPIVVPPTRPSSVRAIAGAGLIEARLENIPIGATIPGVVVEVFVKIGDRVKKGQPLFRLDDREYQAECKVREAALAASKAQLRKLEAAPRQEDLPPLRAAVEEARAHLADAEAAAGRSERLYAKQMVPASDYDKDRFTVSGARAALAKAEADLRKMEAGTWKEDLEIARVSVLQAESLVEQVRSTLDRLVVRSLADGEILQVNVRPGQYAALVWKEPLIILGDLQRLHVRVDIDENDLPLFDKKAEAIATLKGRPQVRFNLELYKIEPYVIPKKSLTGDNSERVDTRVLQVVYELPDPHPDFLYVGQQMDVYIRAARPRADLPLEPDAQRRLPFEEPYTPPKSRTPAS from the coding sequence ATGGTCCCACGCTACGTCCTGCCCCTGCTGGCCGTCGTCGGCCTGGCCTATGCGATCTTCAGCGTGGTCGAAGCTCGCAAGGCATCGCCCACCTCGCTTCCGATCGTCGTGCCGCCAACTCGCCCGAGCAGCGTCCGGGCCATCGCGGGCGCGGGTTTGATTGAGGCCCGGTTGGAGAATATTCCGATCGGCGCGACGATCCCCGGAGTCGTCGTCGAGGTCTTCGTCAAGATCGGAGATCGAGTCAAGAAAGGGCAACCCCTCTTCAGGCTCGACGACCGCGAGTATCAAGCCGAGTGCAAAGTCCGCGAGGCGGCGTTGGCCGCATCCAAGGCGCAACTTCGAAAGCTCGAAGCCGCTCCCAGGCAGGAAGATCTCCCGCCCTTGCGTGCCGCCGTCGAGGAAGCCCGCGCCCACCTCGCCGACGCGGAGGCCGCGGCGGGCCGCTCCGAGCGGCTCTATGCCAAGCAAATGGTGCCCGCCAGCGACTACGATAAGGACCGCTTCACCGTGAGCGGGGCCCGCGCCGCACTGGCCAAGGCCGAGGCCGACCTGAGGAAGATGGAAGCGGGCACCTGGAAGGAAGACCTCGAGATCGCCCGGGTTTCGGTCCTCCAGGCCGAGAGCCTGGTCGAGCAGGTCCGGAGCACGCTCGACCGGCTGGTCGTCCGCTCATTGGCCGATGGCGAGATCCTGCAGGTCAACGTCCGCCCCGGACAGTACGCCGCGCTCGTCTGGAAAGAGCCCCTCATCATCCTGGGGGATCTCCAACGCCTGCACGTCCGCGTCGACATCGACGAGAACGACCTCCCCCTCTTCGACAAGAAGGCCGAGGCGATCGCGACTCTCAAAGGTCGACCGCAGGTACGATTCAATCTCGAGCTCTACAAGATCGAACCTTATGTCATCCCCAAGAAAAGCCTGACCGGCGACAACTCCGAGCGCGTCGACACTCGAGTCCTCCAGGTCGTCTACGAGTTGCCCGATCCCCACCCCGACTTCCTGTATGTCGGTCAGCAGATGGACGTCTATATCCGCGCGGCCAGGCCCAGGGCCGACCTCCCTCTCGAACCCGACGCGCAGCGTAGGCTCCCCTTCGAGGAGCCGTACACGCCCCCAAAGAGTCGAACGCCCGCCTCCTGA
- a CDS encoding helix-turn-helix transcriptional regulator: MSLAQRVRDYRYAKGWGPDELASRANISRTALYQIESGKTELPRAATVRRIARAFGIAVEVLLEHETLVGLPADDYITPFARADLDAHHATALNAESELHSKVTDLLRSPLADGLVSVVQGMHGMLVSSRPASSSNSEHG, from the coding sequence ATGAGCCTCGCGCAGCGCGTCCGGGATTATCGATACGCCAAAGGTTGGGGCCCCGACGAGCTCGCAAGTCGGGCGAACATCTCCCGGACCGCGCTCTACCAGATCGAGAGCGGGAAGACCGAGCTACCTCGCGCCGCGACGGTCCGGCGAATCGCCCGTGCCTTCGGGATCGCCGTCGAAGTCCTCCTCGAACATGAGACGCTCGTCGGCCTGCCCGCCGATGACTACATCACACCCTTCGCGAGGGCCGACCTCGATGCTCATCACGCAACGGCCCTTAACGCGGAATCCGAGTTGCACTCGAAGGTAACCGACCTACTCCGATCACCCCTGGCCGATGGACTCGTCAGCGTCGTGCAGGGGATGCACGGGATGCTCGTCTCATCTCGACCGGCATCATCGTCGAATTCGGAGCACGGCTGA
- the holA gene encoding DNA polymerase III subunit delta, translating into MLALELLRSPTKAGKKPVFALFGDDPYLRHEALHAIVRSTLGDQADDMAVSRFAGESAGLSDVLDELRTLPFLSKCRVVVVDNADPFITAHRKELEAYADRPSSSGVLILMAKLWNGSTRLAKIVEKIGLAVDCKTPDERGLIGWMLQHAKEQSVRLDEEAARLLLELVGPEPGILATEVDKLAVYVGDVAAIRVEDVARMVGAGRVETIWKVLDAATTGAMGPALADMDRLIASGEHPVGLLAAMSASLRKLHHAGQLRRQRVDLKDACQRAGMPPYPKMIEQAQRQHSHLGPARVDRLPGQLLEVDLNLKGSSQLAPRTIIERLIVELARRRED; encoded by the coding sequence ATGCTGGCGCTCGAACTCCTCCGAAGTCCGACCAAGGCGGGAAAAAAGCCCGTTTTCGCGCTCTTCGGCGATGATCCGTACCTTCGCCACGAGGCGCTGCACGCAATTGTCCGCTCAACCTTGGGCGACCAGGCCGACGACATGGCCGTCTCGAGGTTCGCGGGCGAATCGGCCGGGCTTTCCGACGTGCTCGACGAACTGCGAACTCTGCCGTTCCTCTCGAAGTGTCGAGTCGTGGTGGTCGACAACGCCGACCCGTTCATCACGGCGCACCGCAAGGAGCTGGAAGCGTACGCCGACAGGCCATCCTCCTCCGGTGTCCTGATCTTGATGGCGAAGCTCTGGAACGGTTCGACCCGATTGGCCAAGATCGTCGAGAAGATTGGCCTGGCCGTCGACTGCAAGACACCCGACGAACGTGGCCTGATCGGATGGATGCTTCAGCACGCCAAGGAGCAGTCCGTCAGGCTCGACGAGGAGGCCGCCAGACTCCTCCTGGAACTCGTCGGCCCCGAACCCGGAATCCTCGCCACTGAAGTCGACAAGCTCGCCGTCTACGTCGGTGATGTAGCTGCAATCCGGGTCGAGGACGTTGCCAGGATGGTCGGGGCCGGCCGGGTCGAGACGATCTGGAAGGTTCTGGACGCTGCGACCACCGGCGCAATGGGCCCCGCCCTCGCGGACATGGATCGCCTGATTGCGAGCGGCGAGCATCCGGTCGGCCTGCTCGCTGCCATGTCGGCGTCATTACGCAAACTTCATCATGCCGGCCAGTTGCGTCGTCAACGTGTCGACTTGAAGGACGCTTGTCAGCGTGCCGGGATGCCCCCCTACCCGAAGATGATCGAGCAAGCCCAGAGGCAGCATTCCCACCTCGGTCCCGCACGAGTCGACCGACTTCCGGGACAACTGCTCGAGGTCGATCTCAATCTGAAGGGCTCGTCACAACTCGCGCCTCGGACCATCATCGAACGCCTCATCGTCGAGCTGGCTCGAAGGCGCGAGGATTAG